Below is a window of Leishmania donovani BPK282A1 complete genome, chromosome 21 DNA.
GAAGGTGAGCGGGCTGACGATCCACCTCGCAGAGGAGTGCAACACACCTATTGTGACGAGGATGGCATCTAACGTGAACGCTACGGTCACGGTGCGCATGGCGGACGGCGATCAAGAGAGGCGAGAactggcgctgccggagcAATACATCACCACTATCAAGGAGGTGGACCAACTTGTCACCCGTGAAGTGACGTACTCCGGCTAGCGACAGCACCAGGGCCTCGCAGAAGcgggctgctggcgcgctgagggagggagatAGCGGGTGATCGGTTGCGCCATGCGGCGACTCGCACAATCAAATCCACACTCTGCACGCTTGCGGACACATGAACGCATGGCCGGGCCGGCGTTCTTCTATCGAACTTTTTTCTCGCTTCGTGTGCTCCCCTCCTCGCTTGCTGTCGCGTATGCGTTCCGGACTCACTTGCCTGTCGCACTCTCCCCGGGAGCGTACGTACGCCGGTAGAAAgcaggggtggtggtgagacGCGCCTTGCGTGATTTAGATTCTGTacgcgcctcctctctctgatGGCGGGTGAAGGTGAAGGGGGcgtggcacacacacccctctCAGCGCGTGGCACCTCAGGGACCAGTGCACCCACTTTCTCTCCGTGGGAGAGCCtggcagccccctcccccatcccctgccaagtgccgagccgcttctggtggtgacgggtTCAGGCGCCTACGccgcaggggggagggttcagagcgatgtgtcgctgctggtgccggcggtggcgtcctgGATGACGTTGCATCGGAGTggcccgcgacagcgaggcagaTCTGTatccatccacatgatgggcagagcgCCATCGTGACCCGAGCGTCTCCCACCCggcccggccctcacaccgcccgctggtgtgggtggggtgcccgagcgccaccgcgagggggatgcgcccggtggcggccggcatggtgggcgcggctgcgcggcgccccGCGAAGCATGGGCTGTGGGcgtgggcgtgggtgggggccgtgctctccgatggctgggtcggcgcgttgctgtggcgcgtgtgtgtcctaCGGCTGCCATCGGCCCGCGCGAGGTTGGGTCTGTGACAGGGgtcggagggagagggggtggcaGTGGAGGGGCGGTTGGACGTCACGTTGTGCGGCACTGAGGTGGGACTCACGTTGACGCAAGGAAAGGAGCGCATACGTTTTCACGGAACGGAATACGCGACCAGCAGATGTGCGCGCTTATTTTTCATTACCTCTGCGCTAGTCTGTCTTTGAGCCACCGAGCTCgagcctgtgcgcgtgcatatgcgtgtgcgtgtttgctATCATGTCTGTCTCTCtaagtgtgcgtgtgtgtgtgtgtgtgcatgcgtgtgccgttcctcccccctcatcTGCCCGCTCCCTCAGTCGCCGTATCGCAACGCGAGCACAAGACATGCAACACGAGCACCGTGAAAGGCGTGCATGTCGGTGGGGCGTGCTGGCACTTTAATGGATTCGGtgcgcgcacccgcacacccCCATTCCCTCTCGATAATATCTCTCGAtgcctttgtgtgtgtgtgcgcgctctcttTTTGGGATCCCCGCGCAGCACGCTTCCCGCACGCCGCATTCCGAGGCGCACGGACCCCGGACACATAGAGGAAGCATGACGTGTTGCCGACACCCAAGTCCCctctcgcctcccccccatccctcctcgACAGCCGCACGCCCTcacgcgcgctctctgtGCCTATCTCACATGGGTGCACCGGcacccccaccgccgccacatccCGCATCCGCGACTATCAGACCAGAACCGAACGCAAAGAGACGCGAACGCGCACGAGACGGAACCGCGGAACGAAGGAGGACTGTGCCGGCCAAGACGTGCCCCTTCTCCGATTTTCGCAGCATACGTCTTCCCCCACCTTACGACACGCCTTTTCGCATGCTGCGTGTCctccgctcccctcccccacgtcCACGCCATCGTTCTCGACTTCTCAGTTGCTGACGCTGCGCCatttcgcttctctctctgtccttcATCTCGTCCCCTCTCTATCATGTACCTTCGCTGTCGCACCAGCCCATACAtgcgcgcagacgcacacgcgtacgTGTCACGTCGACGGCTCAGCAGGAGAGTGTTGGCAGTCTCACCCCCGCTCCCCTCCCTATtacacccctccccatcctTCCTGCGGGGCACACGTCACCTTCACGACGTGCTCTGAGGAAGTAGAGGAGCGATCAAGGTCCAACAGTGCGGGATGCTGCGGGTGTCGCTTTCGTCGTGCGTGCCATGTCGCCTGCGTGGCATTGCAAGGCCCACGTCCGGAATGGTGGCCGCGGTGGTCGTCGTTGCGTCTTCGTCAGCGGTGCCCGAGAGACGGACATCTCTCCCTGACTCACAGGTCTCCGCGCAGCGCTTCTGCAGTAcgagcgccagcggcacccAAGGTGCTTCCAGCATCAGTTCGCCTCATTGTTCCCCATCGTCTCCACCCTCTACCCCATCGTCTCCACCCTCTACCCCATCTGCTGCCCCGACGGAGGCAGCCACGTTGACTAACGGCGCCATCTCGGGAGGCGTCTGCGGCAGAACGTGCCTGACTGCACACGGCACCTCCATTGCCTTCCTCCGCGCTGCCTTTaacggcagctgcggtgaGAGTGGATGCGTTCGCGAAGGCGACGAGGTCACCGTGCGGGCTCGCTTAGAGCGGacgcgcggccgcggcaggcTTGCCTTTCTCCACCtccggcagccgccgctggagTCCGTGCAGGCAGTGTGCGAGGGCAAGGAGCTGACGAAGCAGGCGAGGAGCATTACGCCAGAGTCTATTGTCGATGTCACGGGCGTCGTGCGCCGCGCGGACACCCCTGTGCAGTCGACTACGTGCCGGGGGTGGGAGCTGcaggtgacggcgctgcatgTCGTCAGCCAGGCGGCCGCCCCGCTACCGTTTCCGTATCACGACATTAACGCAAAGCTGGACACCCGTCTCAACCACCGCGTTATGGACCTCCGCACAGAAAAAATGATCGCGACGTCGCGGCTCGTGTCGGCCCTCGGGCAGAGCTTCCGCAACGAGCTTCTCGCACGCGATTTCATCGAGGTGCACACGCCGAAGCTGCTCGGGGCCGCGTcggagggcggcagcaacgtGTTCCGGGTGGACTACTTTGAGCGCAAGGCGTACCTGGCGCAGTCACCGCAGCTGTACAAGCAGATGATGGTCATGGGCGACGCGATGCGGGTGTTTGAGGTCGGGCCGGTGTTTCGCGCCGAGAATAGTCTGACGCATCGGCACTTGACGGAGTTCGTTGGTCTCGATGGTGAGATGGTGGTCAAAGACAGTCACACAGAGGTGCTCGACGTGCTGGAGCCAGTCATGTGCGCTGTTCTGGCGCACCTcacacagcagcacggcaaCCTTATCGATGCTCTCTggaagcagcaacagcaacaaggGGAAGGACTGCaaaacggcggcggtgatcCGCAacctgccaccgctgcggagcCGCCTCGCTGTGGCAGTCGCGGTCACGCGCCGCGTGATGTGTGCTGCGAGGTAGCACTAGATCGCGTGACGTCCTTGGGGATCACCACAGACGCCTCTCCGACGACGCGGACACCGTTCAAAATCTCCGCGCAAGTTGATCCTTATCACGCTCGCGTGGGCGGAGACGGTAGTGGGTGCCGCGTGCTTCGCATGAGCTTCGCAAACGCGTCGCACCTGCTGGCGggttgcggcggcgcaggggcCATGGCCGACTGCACACTGCCTGTTGAGGACTTTACGCTGCCGCaggagcgccgcctcggccagCTCATAAAAGAGCGCTACGGGGTTGACCTCTACGTGATCGACAgctttccttcctctgccAGGCCCTTTTACACGATGCCGGTGGACCCATCAACGCCGGACGGCCCAACGCGGAGCTACGATATGTACCTACGTGGGGAGGAGatctgcagcggtgcacaGCGTGTCCATCAGATAGAGCTGCTGGAACAACGGCTGTCGGCGAAGAAGGTGGACAAGGTGAGCGTGAAGGACTACGTCGACTCCTTCCGCTACGGCGCGTGGCCACACGGCGGCTTCGGCCTGGGGCTCGAGCGCAttgccctcttcttcctcg
It encodes the following:
- a CDS encoding aspartyl-tRNA synthetase, putative gives rise to the protein MLRVSLSSCVPCRLRGIARPTSGMVAAVVVVASSSAVPERRTSLPDSQVSAQRFCSTSASGTQGASSISSPHCSPSSPPSTPSSPPSTPSAAPTEAATLTNGAISGGVCGRTCLTAHGTSIAFLRAAFNGSCGESGCVREGDEVTVRARLERTRGRGRLAFLHLRQPPLESVQAVCEGKELTKQARSITPESIVDVTGVVRRADTPVQSTTCRGWELQVTALHVVSQAAAPLPFPYHDINAKLDTRLNHRVMDLRTEKMIATSRLVSALGQSFRNELLARDFIEVHTPKLLGAASEGGSNVFRVDYFERKAYLAQSPQLYKQMMVMGDAMRVFEVGPVFRAENSLTHRHLTEFVGLDGEMVVKDSHTEVLDVLEPVMCAVLAHLTQQHGNLIDALWKQQQQQGEGLQNGGGDPQPATAAEPPRCGSRGHAPRDVCCEVALDRVTSLGITTDASPTTRTPFKISAQVDPYHARVGGDGSGCRVLRMSFANASHLLAGCGGAGAMADCTLPVEDFTLPQERRLGQLIKERYGVDLYVIDSFPSSARPFYTMPVDPSTPDGPTRSYDMYLRGEEICSGAQRVHQIELLEQRLSAKKVDKVSVKDYVDSFRYGAWPHGGFGLGLERIALFFLGLDDIRQVSLFPRDPKRISP